The Phragmites australis chromosome 1, lpPhrAust1.1, whole genome shotgun sequence genomic interval AAGCACTTGGTACTTCGCAAGTCTGTATGATATTCTTCATCTTGGAAATTGCAGTTGCAGCCTGCAAACCTGGCCAAGTCCATCGTGGCACTGGTCAAGACTGCAGATTTAAGACTTCACCTGGTTGGTTTGCTATCTTCAGAATGTGGTCAAGGAAGGCCTCCATTTTTGTCGTTATATCTCCCTTGCCACCATCTCTGTGTGCATGTGTGAGTTTTTGTCGCTCGTGTGTGCTCAAGTTCACAATCATTGTTTAGTTTGTAACTGAACAACGAGCTGCTCATCAAAATAGATGCTGGGAAGATAAGCAAAATGGTCAGGCTTTATAACatatctcttcttttctttcaatgCTTTGAATAAACATGGGAAATAAGAATTACAAGATAGCTTCAATGAAACAAACTGGACTCTGCATAAAAGGCATGCATGAGCTTAATTTGCCCTATCATGTCATGTCTCTGTGTTGGtttccaaagaaaaatatcatgtctCTGTGCATCAGGGGTTGTGCACTACTTGTACGATTATGCTCTAGTCTGATCAAACGAACACTAAGATCTGAACAAGCATTACATGAGGAAAAGTGAAAACTATAAATCTCACTGCTATGGTTAGATTTGACGCACTGAATCTATGGGGGCGTTTGGTTGCATGTATGAGACCGGGTAGGCTCGCGGGATGGAGGCTCCTGATATTGTTTGGATGGGTACTTGAGTCTGGCTCACTGGTGCAAATACAGAGTTAAGCTCGCAGGATGTAGCATACACTCAGTTAATGATGTTATTAACATATAATTACTGAGTATTAATTCATATTAGTACATTTCAAATTGTATTAAGACTTAATACgataaattaagtactatatattgtatttatgcaaaataaacatcatgttaacacttattttttatttcaatttcaTACAATATATACTTATAAAGATAATCAAACATAATCTCTTCGTAGCTAGACTAAATATATACAACCTATCAAATAAATAGCACTACATACGTATAGCCTAACTCACTAGCTCACTTGATACGAGCCAGACTAGCCATACGGACAACCAAACGGATCCAATTTATTTGAATCTTCTGCACGCAGGAAGTTGCTACTTCAATGTATGACCAGTGAACAGACAGTCTCAAAATCAACTCAATTGTGTAGACTTGCTAACTGGAGCGACATTTCATAAACATTTCATTTCCTGGCAAATTGAGGGTATGCTACTGTTTGAATGGGACGAAAGTTGAATAGCAACCGCAAAGTCTGAACAGGAAGGGGGATTCAAGTTCAACCTCGTTACAATTATAAAGTCAGAAAACGTAGCTTATCATTATGTGCGAATGGCGTGGAGTTGAAGAATAAACAGGAAGCTGATTCGTTTCATACGCAAGCATAGAGAAAAAAAGGCAAGACGAAAGGGGCATGATATATACGTTTAATTTCGCTATCATGATTCCAAGTTTTAGCAAAGAAATTAGATTTTATTTGGTACAGCTTCTGAGTCAGCTTCTCCCTAAAAAAATCACTTCGGCAGTTAAACGACTCGCTTCTTTGCTATTTTTGGGGTAGCGTTTCTCCGGTTTATGTCATGTTTGGCATTTATGCTTTTGCACAATCCGCTTCCTGAAGAATCCTGTGAAAAGTAGATTTTGCTTCTATAGATTGtacaatttattttcaaaatccACTTACTAATAATCTACTACAGAATACTACCGTTTGGTACAGCTTCCATAGaatcatcaaaaatcaaaaaaaaaaaccaacagCTTGGCTTTTGCGGAGTCCCAAACTCAAAGTACCCTCGTAGTTTGGGGTAATTTATCCGAAAATGCCACTGGTATACCCTAGCCCCACTTCTCGATCCATCTGTTTGCATCCCATGTGCCACTGGTATACCCTAGCCCCACTCCTCGATCCATCTGTTTGCATCCCATGTgaaaagcaaattctatagaatTCTATTCAGAAAGACCCTCATGAGACCATATACACACTATCCATCTCGTAATCTAATGATTAaggcaaaaataaaagataGAGTAGATATGTATCATCATAGAGGAGATAGTCTTTTATAAGATAGGATCCTATAGAATTTACTTCTTCCCACGTGCACTCACACATCTCTCCTCCGAAGCGACTGCAGCGGCGATTAAGGTTCACCCCTTCACCGACTGCTAGCCGTCGACGACGAGGAAACTAATGCAGCAGCACAAACGTGCCCCTGCCGAGGCCCCTTTCCTTCTCTTCGTTTGAACCCTCCCCGCGGGCCATGGTAGACCAGGAAGGAAGCTCCAAGTTCTAGATCCCCTTCCTCAGTTCTTCCTTCCACCCATGGCGCTAGCCCAAATGAATCAACGGTGCGGGGATCATGCGGGTAATGAGAGAGGCATATACTGATGCATGACATGAATTGTGTTTGGACAGCCACTGGGAACTGATTGCGCATACAactagaaaaaaattagaagggGTGATATCCATTAAAACAAAAGCACCATATACATAGCAGGACAACAGTACCCTGATAAGgataaaacaaagaaaaatacaGAGCTGCTGCGGACACCCTGAGCTTCTTCTCTAATCCATTGTCGTCGAACATGGTCGATGGAACTGAAGCCACAAACCACACCAATGAGAAGGGGCTATTGAAGGCCATTAGGTTTTTGACAACCACCACAGAGAACATCCCACAACCAGGATGTGTAAAGACCGCTGAACGCTCCGGGCAACCTCGCCGGGTAGAAAGAGATCCAATGTCGTTGAGCACGCTGATGACACAGAAGGGAGAACCGGCGTCTTCAACGAAAACGTTGTCAACCCGGACAAGAAGCTCAGACCCCTTCGCAAAGAGGCTAAGCAAAGCTAGCTCCATACCTTCCACCCAAAGGTAGAGTAGAACAATCCTTTCTCATCCAACGCCAAAGAAAACACCGCCATCATCAGAGAAGTCGAGGAGGAACAAAAACACCCCAAATAACACCGACATCGTTGGGGAAACCTAAGCCTTAGCTACCTAAACCCCTCCACAACAACTCGCCGGAACAAACATTGCCGCAGCCGAAAGAGAAGCTGAGAGGATCAAACACGAAGCAGGTCGTCGCACTGAGGACCGGGACCCAGCCGACGGCGCCCACGAGGAGACGCCGAATTAGGCCAGAAACGATCAGCAGCACCACTCCGACGAGGTGCCCACCGAGTAGAGCGATGGCGCGACCACACACGCAAGCGAGACCTGGACCTCCCGATGATCAGGAATCTCTAAAGGAGAGCACCACCACCCACAGGCGAGCCCACTGCTCAGTGGCTAGCTCGATTATTCAACTACCTAAACTAGCCTAATACAGCTAGAAGCTAGACTATACAAGCAGTCGTACGCAGATATAGGTTCCCCGCCCTCACCGGCACCAGGAGGCTACCGGAGAGGAGGGGGAACCCAGAGGAACGGTGCCGGAACAGAGACTCTCGCTTTTCACCCGCTCTCTGCTGTAGAGGAAGGGGGAAGGCTCCCACCCAGAGTGCGCATAGAACTAGACTGAAAATTACACGAGGCAATATCCTGCTCGGAGGTCAGAACACGGCCCGTTTCCATGTTTTATTTCACTGGACCTGTGACTTGCCTTTCTTCGAGTCCAACATAGGCCCAAATTTTTCCTCACTCGGACAACGACAGCCACAAAACTCTTGGGCTCCCGCTGTAAGAACATGTGCTCTGGCAGCTCACAAGAGTGCATTCCCCAATTCCCCATATGTACCTGCCGGGCCGGCCGGACTCGAGTTGCTCAGCTCTCCTGCGAATCCAGATGGAAGCGATCGATCCCTCGAAATGGAAACCGATACGATACCACCAGCGACAAAACGATCACGACGAGCAACAAGACCAATGATTGGTTAGGTTACTCGCCAGCTGAGCTGCCATGCATCATCATTCATGCACGCGCTTTGCGACCCAGTAGCTCGGCCGCCTGGCGCCTGCACGTGCAGGCATCAGCATCCACATCGCTCCACCGTGCACGCACTTGTCTGCCTATTTATACTGCGCGACCTGCGATCACCCATGGATGACACAACCAAGACAAGGACCCAAGATTCGATAGTACATCAGCGCACGTCGTGCAATCTGAATAACGATCTGATGGCTTCAGCTGCCCGGCCCCATGTGCTCCGCGTGTTGCTCGCGGTGGCCATCGCCGCGGCGGTGCCGTGCGCCCTCTCGGACCCGGCGCCGCTCCAGGACTTCTGCGTGGCCGACCTCCAGGCCGCGACGCAGCTCGACGGGTTCCCGTGCAAGGCAGCCTCGGCCGTGGTGGACGGCGACTTCTTCTCCCGCGCAATCGTGGCCGCGGCCAGCACGCGCAATCCGTTCGGCGTCAACTCCACACGCGCCACGGTGGCCACGTTCCCGGGCCTCAACACGCTGGGCCTCTCCATCACGCGCGTCGACCTCGCGCAGGGCGGACTCAACCCGCCGCACTCGCACCCGCGCGCCTCGGAGCTCGTGATGGTGCTCAAGGGCGAGGTCATGGTGGGGTTCACGACGGGCACCAACCAGCTCTTCTCCAAGGTGGTCAAGGAGAACGAGCTCTTCGTCGTGCCCCGTGGGCTGCAGCACTTCCAGCTCAACACCGGCGCTGGCGACGCGGTGTTCGTGGCCATGTTCGACAGTCAGTCGCCTGGCGTGGTCACGCCCACGTTCTCGCTCTTCGCGACGAAGCCGGCCATGCCGATAGAGGTGCTCACCAAGACGTTCCTCGTGGGCGAGGACGAGGTCGGCGCCATGAAATCCAAGTTCGCCGGCTTCTGACATTCAATATCACATTATCACCCGTCTAGCAGTTCAGCTGCTAATGTATCACATCCAGTCACGTCAGTGCGTGTATTCGTTCGTTTATGATTCTGCCAAAAGTGTAAACTGAATGTTAATCAGTTTTCTTTTCTACAGTATCAATATTACTAGCACTAGCAGTTTGTGTTGGATTTATCAGCATCAAACACAACCACACAACCTCGTCTATGACGGCTCGGAAACCCTGTCTCGGATGGTTTGTGAGCCGTCAGAGTAAATGCATAAGCGATAACCCATTCGAGGTATGTTTTATCTTATATGGTGCTAATCTGAACCGTTTGAGATAAAACTTTCCAAACCGTGTGTGATAGTGGTTGCAAATGCCtgaaaaaagatgaaaaatactaaaactaatcaaaaagataaaaaaatcttttggaCCATCGCGATGTTACCCATGGTATCGCTACGGTCACCCAATACTAGTATACCACCAtatagggatgaaaatgaaCAAAAACGAACCAAAAAACACTCTAACGGTTTTTATTTCcgtatttttttcttaaaaacaaaatcaaaaataGGAAAGTCAGAATCAAGTACGAACTCGGGAAtgtcaatatataaaaaataaatcaatccAAACGAAAACACGTCGATATCGGCTaggaaccgataatttaaaCTAGGAACACTGACCCGTAGAACCATGAATTCAAGCATCGACATgatacataattaattcacatgaataaaaataattcacaTCATACACAGATAGAACACGTAATGACATAAGTCTTCATTGAAAAATAACTAACATGTTGTAACTCGAGTACTCAACACGACACACAGTCACACAAAATTACTTAGCCACAAATAGACATAGTCACACATATTACAATAATAATCTAATAGAATAGTAAAATACCAAGACAAATGATATTTCACTCAGCCTATAATTTATTAGCATCATTCATCATGATTCATGTATGGATCACTTCCTGTTTCTTCCTTCTCCTCGTTCTCCTTCTCCTAcgataaaaaaaacagaaatcCTAACAGGAAATTCCCGATTAAAAATGTGATACCGAAAATACAATCTAGAAAACAACAAAACCGTTTTCATCCGGTTTTCACGTAAGTCCCGAAAATCCAAAAACGGTTAGAAAAAATGTAGAAAACGAATCAATACGAAATGGAATTTATCTtatcgttttcatccctaccacCATATCTCACCATTTTCTCACTTTTTTCGCCAGTGCACAGCCGGGATGTTGAACTCGCGACCTACCTATGATCCAACCCTCCAATCAACTGAGCAAGCACATGTTTCATTCTAGGGATCTATGGTATATTCCTTTTAACCTACAAATGGTGCATTTAATTGATGTCAAAATTTAGTAATTTTAACACAAGAATTAATTTAAACACTTAGCAATCTAGGCTAAGTAAACTTATCTTCATTTATATAAAAGAGAACAAGAGAAACAATCCTTGTTTGTGTTGAATATTACTTTTAACCTATAAGTAATGCATTCACTTGGTAATTTAAATAAGTGACTTAGCAATTTAAATCATACATTCCTTGAAACCTTCCGGGTAGTTGAGATGTTCTCACTAAGCATTCTGGTGAATCTGTGGAAGGCCAAATGGCAATGCAAAAAACCATACGACCGTGTGGTGTGGCTCCTCGAGGAGTATAAGCTCACGTCCAAACATCCGATCCGGTGATGTAAATTTTTATTGttgttttatcaatatattccCGTTCTTCTATGTAAATTTCTATTGTtatttttatcaatatattccaatatttttttaataatattattttattagaaaaatataaaaatattatcaaaatcagtaaatttcaaaaatagata includes:
- the LOC133889365 gene encoding germin-like protein 1-2, which codes for MASAARPHVLRVLLAVAIAAAVPCALSDPAPLQDFCVADLQAATQLDGFPCKAASAVVDGDFFSRAIVAAASTRNPFGVNSTRATVATFPGLNTLGLSITRVDLAQGGLNPPHSHPRASELVMVLKGEVMVGFTTGTNQLFSKVVKENELFVVPRGLQHFQLNTGAGDAVFVAMFDSQSPGVVTPTFSLFATKPAMPIEVLTKTFLVGEDEVGAMKSKFAGF